One region of Proteiniborus sp. DW1 genomic DNA includes:
- a CDS encoding aldolase/citrate lyase family protein, with protein sequence MDRPRRTMLFIPGNNPNMLQNAGILGADSVILDLEDAVSITEKDAARILVKNAIEALDFCGTEIVVRINPLSSAFGVTDIEEIALVKPDAIMVTKATEEDVRTACELLTEIERREGFQPKSIKLFPLIETAYGLENVYNIIKSSDRVVGVLLGAEDLTADLEIKRTAEGKEIFYARCKIAATCKACKIDAIDTPFADMNDFEGFVRDIQTAKSLGMTGKAAINPRQIDTIHEIFAPSEEEISYAKDVIKAMEEAQSQGKGVFSLNGKMVDAPIITRAQNVLKKAKLAGLL encoded by the coding sequence GTGGATAGACCTAGAAGAACCATGCTTTTTATTCCTGGTAACAATCCTAATATGTTGCAAAATGCAGGAATTCTTGGAGCAGATAGTGTAATATTAGACCTTGAAGATGCAGTGAGTATTACAGAGAAAGATGCAGCAAGAATACTTGTTAAAAACGCCATAGAAGCTCTAGACTTTTGTGGCACAGAAATAGTTGTAAGGATTAATCCCCTTTCATCTGCCTTTGGTGTTACAGATATTGAAGAAATAGCTTTGGTAAAGCCTGATGCAATTATGGTGACTAAGGCAACAGAAGAAGATGTTAGAACTGCTTGTGAATTACTTACAGAAATTGAGCGAAGAGAAGGTTTTCAGCCAAAGAGTATAAAGTTATTTCCCTTAATAGAAACAGCATATGGACTTGAAAATGTATATAATATCATTAAATCATCTGATAGAGTAGTTGGTGTTTTATTAGGGGCAGAGGATTTGACTGCAGATTTAGAGATAAAAAGAACTGCGGAAGGAAAAGAAATCTTTTATGCTAGATGCAAAATTGCTGCCACATGTAAGGCGTGTAAAATAGATGCAATAGATACTCCTTTTGCAGACATGAATGACTTTGAAGGCTTTGTAAGAGATATTCAGACTGCAAAATCTCTTGGTATGACTGGAAAAGCTGCCATTAATCCAAGGCAAATAGATACAATCCATGAAATCTTTGCTCCTTCAGAAGAGGAAATAAGCTATGCCAAGGATGTAATTAAAGCAATGGAAGAAGCTCAAAGTCAAGGGAAGGGCGTTTTTTCACTAAATGGTAAGATGGTTGATGCACCTATTATTACAAGGGCACAGAATGTACTGAAAAAAGCAAAACTAGCAGGATTGCTATAA
- the citX gene encoding citrate lyase holo-[acyl-carrier protein] synthase, with product MIDRILRDREQRYYEILSLITEYNMPVICGKINYPGNDKNTIEAKKAFQILKQILIEKFSNNIVYSKTLSGDDGSSILIVADMESLESKKIAITLELTHPLGRIFDIDVYFGDGESIGRENLGMEPRKCVLCGENARVCMRAGRHSLQEVVDKVNKMIRGCM from the coding sequence TTGATTGATAGAATTTTAAGAGATAGAGAGCAAAGATATTATGAAATACTATCTTTAATAACTGAATACAATATGCCTGTTATATGCGGAAAGATTAACTATCCTGGTAATGATAAAAATACTATAGAGGCTAAAAAGGCTTTTCAAATTCTTAAGCAAATATTGATAGAGAAATTCTCTAACAATATTGTTTATTCCAAAACTCTATCTGGAGATGATGGAAGTAGTATACTTATAGTAGCAGATATGGAGTCTTTAGAATCTAAAAAAATAGCAATTACTTTAGAATTAACACATCCATTGGGAAGAATATTTGATATAGATGTATACTTTGGGGATGGAGAATCTATAGGCAGAGAAAATCTAGGAATGGAACCTAGGAAATGTGTATTATGTGGTGAGAATGCTAGAGTATGTATGAGAGCAGGTAGACATAGTCTTCAGGAGGTAGTGGATAAAGTAAATAAGATGATTCGTGGTTGCATGTAA
- the citD gene encoding citrate lyase acyl carrier protein, whose translation MNIKTPAKAGTMESNDIYIMVSPNDGGGIIIDLESIVMKQFGRQIEEVILETLNKLNVKDVHLVARDRGALDYTIKARVETAIKRAI comes from the coding sequence ATGAATATAAAAACTCCTGCAAAGGCAGGGACTATGGAGTCTAATGATATATATATAATGGTTAGTCCTAATGATGGAGGCGGAATTATTATAGATCTGGAAAGCATAGTTATGAAGCAGTTTGGAAGGCAAATAGAGGAAGTTATATTAGAGACCCTGAATAAATTGAATGTGAAAGATGTCCACCTTGTTGCTAGAGATAGAGGAGCGTTGGATTATACTATAAAAGCAAGAGTGGAAACAGCAATTAAAAGGGCAATATAA
- the citF gene encoding citrate lyase subunit alpha gives MKNTLGREIPEHIQGYGEVKPFKGAFESLGEVRKKSVKIHSAMPSQAKVLGSIKEALDKCNIKDGMVVSFHHHLRNGDYVLNMVLKEIAMMGIKDIKIAASSIFPIHEPLVHYIKTGVVTGIYANYISGPVAEAISRGELQKPAIMHTHGGRARAIESGDLAIDIAFIAAPTCDTYGNINGVDGKSACGALGYAVPDALYAEKTVVITDNLVPYPACPIEISQEYIDYIVQVESIGDAKGIVSGTTRITKDPVGLKIAKMTSKVIEASGLLKDGFSFQTGAGGTSLAVAAYVKELMQKNNIKGSFAAGGITGYIVEMFEEGLFNAIFDVQCFDLQAVESYRNNKGHQGMSASMYGNPHNKGAVVNNLDVMILGATEIDLDFNVNVTTGSNGMIMGGSGGHSDTAAGAKLAIVVTQLIKGRLPIVVDKVTTVTTPGETIDVLVTERGIAINPLRQDLIEKLGKTNLPIMSIEELKKLAENMTGVPEKIQLDDKIVAVVEYRDGTVIDVVRKIRD, from the coding sequence ATGAAGAATACTCTTGGAAGAGAAATCCCTGAACATATACAAGGATATGGAGAAGTTAAGCCTTTTAAAGGTGCATTTGAATCCTTGGGCGAGGTAAGGAAAAAATCTGTAAAGATACATAGTGCCATGCCAAGTCAAGCCAAAGTATTGGGTTCTATTAAAGAGGCTTTGGATAAATGTAATATAAAAGATGGTATGGTTGTTTCCTTTCATCATCATTTGAGAAATGGCGACTATGTGCTTAATATGGTTCTTAAGGAAATAGCAATGATGGGTATAAAGGATATAAAAATAGCTGCTAGTTCTATTTTTCCAATACATGAACCACTTGTCCATTATATAAAGACTGGAGTAGTTACTGGAATATATGCAAACTATATTTCAGGACCAGTAGCAGAAGCAATTTCAAGAGGAGAACTACAGAAGCCTGCTATAATGCATACCCATGGAGGAAGAGCAAGGGCTATTGAGTCAGGAGACCTTGCAATAGATATAGCTTTTATAGCTGCTCCAACATGTGATACTTACGGTAATATAAATGGAGTAGATGGAAAGTCAGCCTGTGGAGCTCTAGGTTACGCAGTGCCAGATGCTCTTTATGCTGAAAAAACTGTGGTTATAACAGATAACCTAGTGCCATATCCGGCATGTCCTATTGAAATTAGTCAAGAGTATATAGATTATATTGTTCAAGTTGAAAGCATAGGAGATGCAAAAGGAATTGTATCAGGCACTACTAGAATTACTAAAGATCCTGTAGGACTTAAAATAGCCAAAATGACTTCAAAGGTAATCGAAGCATCAGGGCTACTTAAAGACGGATTTTCATTCCAAACAGGAGCAGGTGGAACATCTTTAGCAGTAGCTGCTTATGTAAAGGAACTAATGCAGAAAAATAACATTAAAGGAAGCTTTGCAGCAGGAGGAATTACAGGATATATTGTAGAGATGTTTGAAGAAGGATTATTTAATGCAATATTTGATGTACAGTGCTTTGATTTACAGGCAGTAGAATCCTATAGAAATAATAAAGGACATCAAGGAATGTCTGCATCCATGTATGGAAATCCACATAATAAGGGTGCAGTTGTAAATAATCTAGATGTGATGATTTTAGGGGCAACTGAAATAGACTTAGATTTTAATGTAAATGTTACTACTGGTTCTAATGGAATGATTATGGGAGGTTCAGGAGGTCATAGCGATACAGCTGCTGGTGCAAAGTTGGCTATAGTAGTTACTCAGCTTATTAAAGGAAGACTTCCTATAGTAGTAGATAAAGTTACTACGGTAACTACTCCTGGAGAGACTATAGATGTCCTAGTTACAGAAAGAGGAATTGCTATTAATCCTTTAAGACAGGATTTAATAGAAAAGCTAGGAAAAACTAATTTACCAATTATGTCTATTGAGGAACTAAAGAAATTAGCTGAAAATATGACAGGTGTTCCAGAAAAAATACAGTTAGATGATAAAATAGTGGCTGTTGTAGAATATAGAGATGGTACGGTTATAGATGTTGTTAGAAAAATAAGGGATTGA
- a CDS encoding methylaspartate ammonia-lyase — translation MKIIDIVCSAGRTGFYFDDQRAIKRGAESDGFTYVGEPVTEGFTKIRQAGESISVMIILEDGQVAYGDCAAVQYSGAGGRDPLFLADEFIPIIENHIAPKLIGREVIGFRELAEEVDHMTVEGKRLHTAIRYGVTQAILDAAAKVKKVTMAEVIKEEYNTNVELKRIPIFTQSGDDRYNNVDKMIIKGADVLPHALFNNVEKKLGRNGEKLKEYVAWLKNRIETLRAREEDTFVIHIDVYGTIGIAFDNDTEKMANYLGELEKIASPFKLRIEGPMDVENREGQVKALKELRLALKEKGINVELVADEWCNTFEDIKLFVDEGAADMVQIKTPDLGGINNTAEAILYCKENGIGAYCGGTCNETDRSAQVCVNVAIACGADQCLAKPGMGVDEGFMIVHNEMNRVLALANRKNRA, via the coding sequence GTGAAAATTATTGACATTGTATGTTCTGCAGGAAGAACAGGGTTTTATTTTGATGACCAAAGAGCAATAAAAAGAGGTGCAGAGTCTGATGGGTTTACATATGTGGGCGAGCCTGTAACAGAAGGCTTTACAAAAATTAGACAGGCTGGTGAGTCTATATCAGTAATGATTATTTTAGAGGATGGACAGGTAGCCTATGGAGATTGTGCAGCAGTTCAATACTCAGGAGCTGGTGGAAGAGATCCATTATTCCTTGCTGATGAGTTTATTCCGATTATAGAAAACCACATTGCTCCAAAGCTAATTGGGAGAGAGGTAATAGGCTTTAGGGAGCTTGCCGAGGAAGTTGATCATATGACTGTAGAGGGAAAAAGACTTCATACAGCAATAAGATATGGTGTTACACAGGCTATACTAGATGCTGCTGCTAAAGTTAAGAAGGTCACTATGGCAGAAGTAATTAAAGAGGAATACAACACTAATGTCGAATTAAAAAGAATTCCTATATTTACTCAGTCAGGTGACGATAGATATAATAATGTTGACAAAATGATTATTAAGGGTGCTGATGTCCTACCTCATGCATTATTCAACAATGTTGAAAAAAAACTAGGAAGAAATGGAGAAAAGCTTAAAGAATATGTTGCTTGGCTAAAGAATAGAATAGAAACTTTAAGAGCTAGAGAAGAGGACACATTTGTGATTCATATAGATGTATATGGTACTATAGGTATAGCATTTGATAATGACACAGAAAAAATGGCAAACTATCTTGGAGAACTAGAGAAGATAGCATCACCTTTTAAGCTTAGAATAGAAGGACCAATGGATGTTGAGAATAGGGAAGGGCAAGTGAAAGCTCTTAAAGAACTAAGACTAGCATTAAAAGAAAAGGGAATAAATGTTGAGTTAGTTGCAGATGAATGGTGTAATACCTTTGAGGATATTAAACTATTTGTTGACGAAGGTGCAGCAGATATGGTCCAAATAAAAACACCGGACCTTGGAGGTATAAATAATACTGCTGAGGCAATTCTATACTGTAAAGAAAATGGGATAGGTGCTTACTGTGGTGGAACATGTAATGAAACTGATAGATCTGCTCAAGTATGCGTTAATGTAGCTATTGCTTGTGGGGCTGATCAATGCTTGGCAAAACCTGGAATGGGTGTTGATGAAGGATTTATGATTGTACATAACGAAATGAATAGGGTACTTGCATTAGCTAATAGAAAGAATAGGGCTTAA
- the citC gene encoding [citrate (pro-3S)-lyase] ligase, producing MQDIRIETIDLNNSDRLKVEGFLSTFNLLLDKDVERTIVAKYRDEIIGTCSYAGRVLKCFAVKEEYRELGIASKLITQITNELFDKGIFETFIFTQPKNISLFKGLNYNEVQSVEEVALLEAGMCNVDRYIEKMFKESGLDNKKKAAIVMNCNPFTLGHRYLIEKASKENEEVIIFIVEEERSLFPFEIRKKLVKIGTSDLKNVHVLSGGSYIISSSTFPSYFLRQEDIRLSAYTKLDAEIFGRYISPVFNIERRYVGTEPYCNITSQYNKSLTNILPKYGIEVVEVNRLNIDNKPISASEVRKLIKHEEFQKIREFVPETTFDFLMSNEAKPIIEKVKRSDSPH from the coding sequence ATGCAGGATATAAGAATTGAAACCATTGATTTAAATAATAGTGACAGGCTAAAGGTTGAAGGTTTTCTTTCAACCTTTAATCTGCTTTTAGATAAAGATGTAGAGCGTACTATTGTAGCAAAATACAGAGATGAAATAATAGGCACATGTTCATATGCTGGAAGAGTACTAAAGTGCTTCGCAGTAAAAGAAGAATATCGGGAGTTAGGTATTGCTTCCAAACTTATTACTCAAATAACTAATGAACTCTTTGATAAGGGTATTTTTGAAACTTTTATTTTTACGCAACCAAAGAATATTTCTTTATTTAAGGGACTAAATTATAATGAGGTGCAAAGTGTAGAAGAAGTTGCACTATTGGAAGCTGGAATGTGTAATGTTGATAGATATATAGAAAAAATGTTTAAAGAAAGTGGCTTAGATAATAAGAAAAAAGCTGCTATAGTAATGAATTGTAATCCTTTTACATTAGGTCATAGATATTTAATAGAGAAAGCATCTAAAGAGAATGAAGAAGTGATTATATTTATTGTTGAAGAAGAGCGTTCACTTTTTCCCTTTGAAATAAGAAAAAAATTAGTTAAAATAGGTACAAGTGATTTAAAAAATGTCCATGTATTATCTGGTGGTAGCTATATTATTTCATCTAGTACTTTTCCATCATATTTTTTAAGGCAAGAGGATATTAGATTGAGTGCTTACACTAAACTAGACGCAGAGATATTTGGCAGATATATTAGTCCTGTTTTTAATATAGAAAGACGATATGTAGGGACAGAGCCATATTGCAATATTACAAGCCAATATAATAAATCACTAACAAATATATTGCCTAAGTATGGTATTGAGGTAGTAGAAGTTAACAGACTAAATATAGACAATAAACCAATTAGCGCTTCAGAGGTTAGAAAACTTATCAAGCATGAAGAATTTCAAAAAATTAGAGAATTTGTTCCTGAAACAACCTTTGATTTCTTAATGTCTAATGAGGCTAAGCCAATTATAGAGAAAGTTAAAAGGAGTGATTCTCCTCATTGA
- the glmL gene encoding methylaspartate mutase accessory protein GlmL: MNGLLLIDFGSTYTKLTAVDMDNEEIICNSKALTTVESDIMIGFENALKILKEKCKDRDIEFKEMLACSSAAGGLKMVAIGLVPDLTAEAAKRAALGAGSRILGVYSHQLTLREIREIIQKKPDIILLAGGTDGGEKDCIIHNAKMLAMNIKDVPVVVAGNKNASDEIEKIFESQNVYYRIVENVMPKINVINVEPAREAIREIFMEKIVEAKGMGNAEKLINGILMPTPAAVLNAAKVLADGTSEEEGIGDLVVVDIGGATTDIHSIAEGEPTKAGIMLTGLQEPYEKRTVEGDLGMRVSAESLSQSVPARKIKKFAPNLKYDVAERCHYLAQNVSEVPHNYEEQEFDEAISMAAAEVAMERHVGIIEEVYTPMGRIYTQRGKDLTNVKYLIGTGGILVFSENPEKILRASLFNEENPNYLKPIDPKILVDKNYIFSSMGLMAVKYPDKAIRILKKNLTNL, translated from the coding sequence ATGAATGGACTTCTATTAATTGATTTTGGCAGCACTTATACAAAACTTACTGCTGTTGATATGGATAATGAAGAAATTATATGTAATAGTAAGGCTTTAACAACAGTGGAAAGCGATATCATGATCGGATTTGAGAATGCTTTAAAGATTTTAAAGGAAAAATGTAAGGATAGAGATATTGAATTCAAAGAAATGCTTGCATGTAGTAGTGCAGCTGGTGGGTTAAAGATGGTGGCAATAGGTTTAGTACCAGATCTTACAGCTGAGGCTGCTAAAAGAGCTGCTTTAGGTGCAGGTTCTAGGATTTTGGGGGTTTATAGTCATCAGCTTACTTTAAGGGAAATTAGGGAAATAATTCAAAAAAAACCAGATATTATTCTACTTGCAGGAGGAACGGATGGGGGAGAAAAGGACTGTATAATACACAATGCAAAGATGCTTGCTATGAATATAAAGGATGTTCCTGTAGTAGTGGCAGGCAACAAAAATGCAAGTGATGAGATTGAAAAAATATTTGAAAGTCAAAACGTATACTATCGAATAGTAGAAAATGTTATGCCAAAGATTAATGTAATAAATGTTGAACCAGCTAGAGAAGCCATAAGAGAAATATTCATGGAGAAAATTGTTGAAGCAAAAGGAATGGGGAATGCGGAAAAACTTATAAATGGTATTTTAATGCCAACTCCTGCAGCAGTGTTAAATGCAGCTAAAGTCCTAGCTGATGGAACAAGTGAGGAGGAAGGTATAGGCGATCTAGTTGTAGTAGATATTGGAGGAGCTACAACAGATATACACTCCATAGCTGAAGGTGAACCGACTAAAGCAGGAATCATGTTAACAGGCTTACAGGAACCTTATGAGAAAAGAACTGTAGAGGGAGATCTAGGTATGAGAGTAAGTGCAGAATCTCTATCCCAATCAGTTCCGGCAAGAAAAATCAAGAAATTTGCCCCTAACTTAAAATATGATGTTGCAGAGAGATGCCATTATCTAGCTCAAAATGTTAGCGAAGTACCTCATAACTATGAAGAGCAAGAATTTGATGAGGCTATAAGTATGGCCGCAGCAGAAGTAGCCATGGAAAGGCATGTGGGAATAATAGAAGAAGTTTATACTCCAATGGGTAGAATCTATACACAAAGAGGAAAAGACTTAACAAATGTTAAGTACTTAATAGGTACAGGTGGAATACTTGTTTTTAGTGAAAATCCAGAGAAAATTTTAAGGGCTAGTTTATTTAATGAAGAAAATCCTAATTACTTAAAACCAATAGACCCTAAAATATTAGTTGATAAAAACTATATTTTTTCTTCTATGGGTTTAATGGCAGTTAAGTATCCAGATAAAGCAATCAGAATATTAAAGAAAAATCTTACTAACCTATAA
- the citG gene encoding triphosphoribosyl-dephospho-CoA synthase CitG, whose translation MPFDTKFCEDISEIAINSMLLEVSATPKPGLVDRNNSGAHKDMDFYTFMKSSASQVHTFYKCALEGLKFEGKDKRELLKLIRPIGIEGENKMFKATNGVNTHKGLIFSLGVIAAATGLQYRETQKNMKVEDICHKVTEIAEGIVSRELGNLKNKEALTYGEKLFKNHGIKGIRGEVESGFPTVRDYSLPLLKELMEGKESINDNLVQVLLHLMTVVEDVNILGRHGIEQLEYTKMAAKEALVLGGIFTEKGREKILKLDEEFIKKNISPGGAADLLAVTLMLYFLENL comes from the coding sequence TTGCCTTTTGATACTAAGTTTTGTGAAGATATTAGTGAAATAGCCATAAACTCCATGCTATTAGAAGTCTCTGCCACACCAAAGCCTGGTCTTGTAGATAGAAATAATTCAGGTGCTCATAAGGATATGGACTTTTATACATTCATGAAAAGCAGTGCATCTCAAGTACACACTTTTTATAAATGCGCATTAGAGGGTTTAAAATTTGAAGGTAAGGATAAAAGAGAATTGTTAAAGCTTATTCGACCTATAGGAATAGAAGGCGAAAATAAAATGTTCAAAGCTACCAATGGTGTAAATACCCATAAAGGATTAATATTTTCTTTAGGAGTTATTGCAGCTGCAACAGGACTTCAGTACAGGGAAACACAAAAAAATATGAAGGTAGAAGATATTTGTCATAAAGTTACCGAAATAGCAGAAGGCATAGTATCTAGAGAGCTAGGAAATTTAAAAAATAAAGAGGCTTTAACCTATGGTGAGAAGTTATTTAAAAATCACGGAATCAAAGGTATAAGAGGTGAAGTAGAATCTGGATTTCCTACTGTGAGAGATTATTCCTTACCTTTACTCAAGGAGCTTATGGAAGGTAAGGAAAGCATTAATGACAACCTAGTTCAAGTGTTACTTCACCTTATGACTGTTGTAGAGGATGTGAATATATTAGGAAGACATGGAATAGAACAGTTAGAATATACTAAAATGGCAGCAAAAGAGGCTTTAGTCTTAGGAGGCATATTTACAGAAAAGGGAAGAGAAAAAATTCTAAAATTAGATGAAGAATTTATCAAAAAAAACATTAGTCCAGGAGGGGCAGCAGATTTGTTAGCAGTGACTCTAATGCTTTATTTTTTAGAAAATCTATAA
- a CDS encoding histidinol-phosphatase HisJ family protein — protein sequence MYDYHVHSRFSGDCRYSMEDMVKGALEKNIKTLCFTDHIDYDYGDDKIDFIFDEYDYFSKLNKAKFNYRDQIEILSGIELGMQPHLVDSIQNKINLDNFDFIILSIHTVMGKEIHEGELFTNRNLIDAYLLYYSEMYKVLDNFSDFDVVGHINLIDRYVKYMDNKTIKLEEYKDHIEKVLKKIIDKDKGIEINTSGIRYGINSYLPTAEILKLYKKLGGETITIGSDAHTPEHIGFDYQEAVKLLRELNFKYLAIYKNRKKQFIKIE from the coding sequence ATGTACGATTATCATGTCCATAGTAGGTTTTCTGGAGATTGTAGATACTCTATGGAAGATATGGTAAAAGGCGCTTTAGAAAAAAACATCAAAACTCTTTGCTTCACAGATCATATTGACTATGATTATGGAGATGATAAAATTGATTTTATTTTTGATGAGTATGATTACTTTAGTAAACTAAATAAAGCTAAGTTTAATTATAGAGATCAAATAGAAATTTTGAGTGGAATTGAACTTGGTATGCAGCCCCACTTAGTTGATAGTATTCAGAATAAAATTAACTTAGATAACTTCGACTTCATTATTCTATCAATTCATACAGTGATGGGTAAGGAAATCCATGAAGGCGAGTTGTTTACTAATAGAAACTTAATAGATGCTTACTTACTTTACTATAGTGAAATGTATAAGGTATTAGATAATTTTAGTGATTTTGATGTTGTTGGACATATTAACCTAATAGATAGATATGTTAAGTATATGGACAACAAGACTATAAAACTTGAAGAATATAAGGACCATATCGAAAAGGTTCTAAAAAAGATTATCGATAAAGATAAAGGAATAGAGATAAATACCTCTGGTATAAGATATGGCATAAACTCCTATCTTCCCACTGCAGAAATACTAAAGCTCTATAAAAAACTTGGTGGCGAAACTATCACTATAGGCTCAGATGCACATACTCCTGAACATATTGGATTTGATTATCAGGAAGCAGTCAAGCTTTTGAGAGAGCTTAATTTTAAGTATCTAGCCATATATAAGAACAGAAAAAAACAATTTATTAAAATAGAGTAA
- a CDS encoding methylaspartate mutase subunit E: protein MELKNKKWSEAEFHKVREEVLNQWPTGSDVNLQEAVDYLKSIPEHKNFSAKLRRAKNEGVTLAQPRAGVALVDEHIKLLQYLQNEGGADLLPSTIDSYTRQNRYNECQVGIDESIKTKRSMLNGFPAVNHGVANCRRVLEAVDTPVQARHGTPDSRLLAEIIHAGGWTSNEGGGISYNIPYAKSVSVEKSILDWQYCDRLAGLYEEMGIEINREPFGPLTGTLVPPSMSNAVAIIEGLLAAEQGVKNLTLGYGQCGNLVQDVAAIRGLIELSEEYFRTYGYDVELTTVFHQWMGGFPADEAKAFGVISWGAATAALAGATKVIVKTPHEAVGIPTMEANAQGIKATKQTLNLLRGQRLQMSKELEWEIELIKAETKCILDKVLELGKGDLAVGTVRAFEAGVLDIPFAPSIYNAGKMLPARDNNGAIRYLEFGNVPMNKEIKDINKKLLEERAKFEGREVSFQMVIDDIYAVGKGTLVGRPEK from the coding sequence ATGGAGCTTAAGAATAAAAAATGGAGTGAAGCTGAGTTTCATAAAGTTAGAGAAGAGGTATTAAATCAGTGGCCTACGGGAAGTGATGTGAATTTACAAGAGGCTGTTGACTATTTAAAGAGTATTCCTGAACACAAAAACTTTTCTGCTAAGCTTAGAAGGGCAAAGAATGAAGGAGTAACTCTTGCACAGCCAAGAGCAGGTGTTGCATTAGTAGATGAGCATATTAAACTTTTACAATACCTTCAAAATGAAGGTGGAGCGGACTTATTGCCAAGTACAATTGATAGTTATACAAGGCAAAATAGATACAACGAGTGTCAGGTCGGTATAGATGAAAGTATTAAAACAAAGCGTTCTATGCTAAATGGATTTCCAGCAGTAAATCATGGAGTAGCGAATTGTAGAAGAGTATTAGAAGCAGTAGATACTCCTGTGCAGGCTAGGCATGGTACACCAGATTCAAGACTATTAGCAGAGATAATACATGCCGGTGGATGGACATCTAATGAAGGTGGCGGGATATCTTATAACATTCCTTATGCTAAGAGTGTAAGTGTTGAAAAATCAATACTTGATTGGCAATATTGTGATAGGCTTGCAGGATTATATGAAGAAATGGGAATTGAAATCAACAGAGAGCCTTTTGGGCCTCTAACAGGAACCTTAGTTCCCCCTAGTATGTCAAATGCAGTGGCTATTATTGAGGGACTACTTGCTGCAGAACAAGGGGTAAAAAACCTAACTTTGGGATATGGGCAATGTGGAAACCTAGTACAGGATGTAGCGGCAATAAGAGGACTTATAGAGTTATCAGAAGAGTATTTTAGAACCTATGGATATGATGTGGAATTGACTACAGTATTTCACCAATGGATGGGTGGTTTCCCAGCTGACGAAGCAAAGGCTTTTGGTGTTATTTCTTGGGGAGCAGCTACTGCAGCTTTAGCTGGTGCAACAAAGGTTATTGTCAAGACTCCTCATGAAGCTGTAGGTATTCCAACTATGGAAGCTAATGCACAAGGTATTAAAGCAACAAAGCAAACTTTAAATCTTCTAAGAGGTCAGAGACTTCAAATGTCAAAGGAACTTGAATGGGAAATTGAATTAATAAAAGCTGAAACAAAATGTATACTAGATAAAGTTCTTGAGCTAGGAAAGGGAGATTTAGCTGTAGGTACTGTAAGAGCCTTTGAAGCGGGAGTTCTAGATATTCCATTTGCGCCAAGCATATATAATGCTGGCAAAATGCTTCCAGCAAGAGATAATAATGGTGCAATTAGATACTTAGAGTTTGGTAATGTTCCTATGAATAAGGAAATAAAGGATATCAATAAGAAGTTACTAGAAGAAAGAGCTAAGTTTGAAGGAAGAGAAGTTAGCTTTCAAATGGTTATTGATGATATATATGCAGTAGGTAAAGGTACACTTGTAGGAAGACCAGAAAAATAA